The Chlorocebus sabaeus isolate Y175 chromosome 16, mChlSab1.0.hap1, whole genome shotgun sequence genome window below encodes:
- the LOC103243462 gene encoding keratin, type I cuticular Ha3-I: MSYSCCLPSLSCRTSCSSRPCVPPSCHGCTLPGACNIPANVGNCNWFCEGSFNGSEKETMQFLNDRLASYLEKVRQLERENAELENLIRERSQQQEPLVCASYQSYFKTIEELQQKILCSKSENARLVVQIDNAKLASDDFRTKYETEMSLRQLVESDINGLRRILDELTLCRSDLEAQVESLKEELLCLKQNHEQEVNTLRCQLGDRLNVEVDAAPAVDLNQVLNETRSQYEALVETNRREVEQWFATQTEELNKQVVSSAEQLQSYQAEIIELRRTVNALEIELQAQHNLRDSLENTLTESEARYSSQLSQVQSLITNVESQLAEIRCDLERQNQEYQVLLDVRARLECEINTYRSLLESEDCKLPSNPCATTNACDKSIGPCISNPCGPRARCGPCNTFGC, translated from the exons ATGTCTTACAGTTGTTGCCTGCCCAGCCTGAGCTGCCGCACCAGCTGCTCCTCCCGGCCCTGCGTGCCCCCCAGCTGCCACGGCTGCACCCTACCTGGGGCCTGCAACATCCCCGCCAATGTGGGCAACTGCAACTGGTTCTGCGAGGGCTCCTTCAATGGCAGCGAGAAGGAGACCATGCAGTTCCTGAACGACCGCCTGGCCAGCTACCTGGAGAAGGTGCGTCAGCTGGAGCGGGAAAACGCGGAGCTGGAGAACCTCATCCGGGAGCGGTCGCAGCAGCAGGAGCCCTTGGTGTGTGCCAGCTACCAGTCCTACTTCAAGACCATCGAGGAGCTCCAGCAGAAG ATCCTGTGCAGCAAGTCTGAGAATGCCAGGCTTGTGGTGCAGATCGACAACGCCAAGCTGGCCTCCGACGACTTCAGGACCAA ATATGAGACCGAGATGTCCCTGCGGCAGCTGGTGGAGTCGGACATCAATGGCCTGCGCAGGATCCTGGATGAGCTGACCCTGTGCAGGTCTGACCTGGAGGCCCAGGTGGAGTCCCTGAAGGAGGAGCTGCTGTGCCTCAAGCAGAACCATGAGCAG GAGGTCAACACCCTGCGCTGCCAGCTTGGAGACCGCCTCAACGTGGAGGTGGATGCTGCCCCTGCTGTGGACCTGAACCAGGTCCTGAACGAGACCAGGAGTCAATATGAGGCCCTGGTGGAAACCAACCGCAGGGAAGTGGAGCAATGGTTCGCCACGCAG ACTGAGGAGCTGAACAAGCAGGTGGTATCCAGCGCAGAGCAGCTGCAGTCCTACCAGGCGGAGATCATCGAGCTGAGACGCACGGTCAATGCCCTGGAGATCGAGCTGCAGGCCCAGCACAACCTG CGAGACTCTCTGGAAAACACGCTGACGGAGAGCGAGGCCCGCTACAGCTCCCAGCTGTCCCAGGTGCAGAGCCTGATCACCAACGTGGAGTCCCAGCTGGCGGAGATCCGCTGTGACCTGGAGCGGCAGAACCAGGAGTACCAGGTGCTGCTGGACGTGCGTGCCCGGCTGGAGTGTGAGATCAACACGTACCGGAGCCTCCTGGAGAGCGAGGACTGCAA GCTCCCCTCCAACCCCTGCGCCACAACAAATGCATGTGACAAGTCCATTGGGCCCTGTATCTCTAATCCCTGTGGCCCACGTGCTCGGTGCGGGCCTTGCAACACTTTTGGGTGCTAG